The Lysobacter helvus nucleotide sequence CGGCCCGGTTCCGCCGCGCCTGTTTCGGATCCACCACCAGCGGCCGCAGCAACTCGATGCGGTCGCCTGCGTGCAACACCGCATCGGCTTCCGCGCGCACGCCGTGGATCGCCTGGCCATCCACGCCCCGCGCCCGCAGCGCCTCCGCGTCCAGGCCCGCCTGCACCAGCGCATCGCCCAGCGTCGCCCCTTCGGGCACGTCCACCGCCCACGCCTCGCAGCGATGCGGCCACGCCAGCACGATGTCGATGCGCATGCGCGCGCCGCTCACTCCGCGCCGCGGTCGGCGGCGCGCACGAAGTCGTCGACCATGCGGTCGGCCAGCCCCTGGAAGCCGATCGCGAAGGCCGGCCCCAGCAGTTTGTTCTTCGGTTCGAAGTCGAGCGTCAGCGTGACCTTGCACGCCGATTCGTCGAGCGCATGGAACTGCCAGCGCCCGTGCAACTGCTTGAACGGCCCGTCCCGGAGTTGCATGTCGATGTGGTGCGGCGGCGACAGGGTGTTTTCCGTCGTGAACCACGTGCGCAGCGAGCCCAGCCCCAGGTCCAGCCGCGCGACCACGCGGGTGTCGTCGCGTTCCAGGATGTCCGCCGATTCGCACCAGTCGAACCGGCGCGGATACGCGGCGATGTCGTTCACGAGCGCGAACATGCGGGCCGCCGAATGCTCGACGAGGGCGCTGCGTGTGATGGTGGGCATGGGCGCGGGTTCGCTTACGGGGGCGGCATCGGCGAGAATGCCCGCCATGAACAAGCAGGCGGCCAAGGATAAGGGAAACAGCGGCGCGGGCGCGCCGAAGAAGAAGGACAAGGCGCCGGCCCAGAAGACCATCGCGCTCAACAAGCGCGCCAAGCACGAGTACCACCTGGAGCAGAAGGTCGAAGCGGGCCTGGCGCTGCAGGGCTGGGAACTCAAGGCGATCCGGGCGGGCCGGGCCAACATCGGCGAAAGCTACGCGATCGTGAAGGACGGCGAACTCTTCCTGTTCGGCGCGCAGATCACCCCGCTCATCATGGCGTCCACGCACGTCATCGCCGACGCGCACCGCACCCGCAAGCTGCTGCTGCATCGCCGCGAGATCGACCAGCTGGTCGGCCGCGTGCAGCGCGACGGCTACACGCTGGTACCCACTGCGCTGTACTGGAGCGGCAGCAAGGTGAAGGCCGAGCTCGCGCTGGCGAAGGGCAAGCAGACGCACGACAAGCGCGAGGCCAGCAAGGAACGCGACTGGAACCGCGAGAAGCAGCGCGTGCTGCGCCGGCACAACAAGAACGCCTGACGCATTTCAGCGCGGCGTGCGCCTGCGGTCCGGCTCCGCGTCCGGATGCGGCGCCAGCGTGAACGAGAACACCGCGCCCTCGCCCGGCACGCCACTGGCGAACAACGCGCCGCCATGGCGTTCGACGATGCGCTTGGCCGTCGCCAGGCCGATGCCCTCGCCCGCGAACTTCGCATCGTCGTGCAGGCGCTGGAACGGGCGGAACAACTTGTCCGCGTACGCCGGATCGAAGCCCATGCCGTTGTCGCTGACGTAGAACGAAAACCCGTCGGCTTCCACGCCGAACTCGATGCGCCCGTCGGGTTTCTCGCGCGTGAACTTCCACGCATTGCCGAGCAGGTTCTGCAGGAGGCTGCGCACCAATGCGCGGTCGCCGCGCGCGCTGAGGTGCGGTGCGATCTCCACGGCCACGCGGCGCTGCGGCTCGATGGCCTGCAACTCCGCGATGATCTCGTGCGCCATGCGCGACAGGTCGAGCAGTTCGGGCTGCAGTTCGCCGCGGCCCACGCGCGACACCTTCAGCAACGCTTCGATCAGCTCGCTCATGCGCGCCGCCGCGCCGCGGATGCGCACCAGGTAATCGCGGCCGGTGTCGTCGAGCACCGGCGCGTAGCGATCGCCGAGCACGCGGCCGAAGCCTTCGATCGCGCGCAATGGTGCGCGCAGGTCGTGCGAGATCGAATACGCGAACGTCTCCAGCCCGCGATTGGCTTCGCTCAGTTCGCGCGTGCGCGTTTCGACGCGCGCCTCCAGCGTGCGGTTGAGCGCACGCACGCGGGACTCGCTGCGCCGGTGCGCCGCCGACATGCGTGCCGCCAGCCGCTGCGCACGCGATTCGGTATAGGCCAGCGACCACGCGATGCCGAACAACAGCAGCGATGCAAGCAGGCCGACGACCAACGCGGTGCGCAAAGGACGCAGCCCTG carries:
- a CDS encoding type II toxin-antitoxin system RatA family toxin gives rise to the protein MPTITRSALVEHSAARMFALVNDIAAYPRRFDWCESADILERDDTRVVARLDLGLGSLRTWFTTENTLSPPHHIDMQLRDGPFKQLHGRWQFHALDESACKVTLTLDFEPKNKLLGPAFAIGFQGLADRMVDDFVRAADRGAE
- a CDS encoding RnfH family protein — encoded protein: MRIDIVLAWPHRCEAWAVDVPEGATLGDALVQAGLDAEALRARGVDGQAIHGVRAEADAVLHAGDRIELLRPLVVDPKQARRNRAAR
- the smpB gene encoding SsrA-binding protein SmpB, with the protein product MNKQAAKDKGNSGAGAPKKKDKAPAQKTIALNKRAKHEYHLEQKVEAGLALQGWELKAIRAGRANIGESYAIVKDGELFLFGAQITPLIMASTHVIADAHRTRKLLLHRREIDQLVGRVQRDGYTLVPTALYWSGSKVKAELALAKGKQTHDKREASKERDWNREKQRVLRRHNKNA